In the Flagellimonas sp. HMM57 genome, one interval contains:
- a CDS encoding low specificity L-threonine aldolase, producing the protein MKINLISDTVTRPSNGMLETMMNAKVGDDVFKNDPSVNAFEEEVANYFGMEAALFFPSGTMTNQTAIKLHTQPGEQLICDKYAHVYNYEGGGVSFNSGVSCKLVDGNRGMMTAEQVEAAINPPDFYHSPLTSLVCIENTTNKGGGACWDFDELQKIRKVCDENELKYHLDGARLWNALVAKNENPKDYGALFDSISVCFSKGLGCPVGSVLVGSEKLIADALRVRKVFGGGMRQSGFLAAAGSYALNNNIARLSEDHNKAQEIGSVLGKLEFIKKVEPIETNIIIFELDESQMSSTIFLSKLEDNHISIIGMGQGKLRIVTHLDYTAQMHDHFLDILRKIG; encoded by the coding sequence ATGAAAATTAATTTGATAAGTGACACGGTCACACGACCAAGCAATGGTATGCTGGAGACCATGATGAATGCCAAGGTAGGGGACGATGTCTTTAAGAATGACCCAAGCGTTAATGCATTTGAAGAAGAAGTAGCCAATTATTTTGGTATGGAAGCCGCTTTGTTCTTTCCAAGTGGCACTATGACCAATCAAACAGCCATAAAATTGCATACACAGCCTGGTGAGCAGCTAATTTGTGACAAGTACGCCCATGTCTATAATTACGAAGGTGGCGGTGTAAGCTTCAACAGTGGTGTTTCCTGTAAACTGGTGGATGGGAATAGGGGAATGATGACCGCTGAACAAGTTGAAGCGGCCATTAACCCTCCCGATTTTTATCATAGCCCCTTGACTTCTTTGGTCTGTATCGAAAATACAACGAATAAAGGAGGAGGTGCATGCTGGGACTTTGATGAGCTCCAAAAAATAAGAAAGGTCTGTGATGAAAATGAATTAAAATACCATTTGGACGGCGCACGACTCTGGAACGCATTGGTAGCTAAAAATGAAAATCCAAAGGACTATGGAGCTTTATTTGATTCCATTAGCGTCTGTTTTAGCAAGGGCTTGGGTTGTCCCGTGGGTTCCGTGCTTGTGGGTAGCGAAAAATTAATCGCCGATGCCTTACGGGTGCGTAAGGTATTTGGGGGCGGTATGCGCCAGTCTGGTTTTTTAGCGGCAGCAGGTTCATACGCCCTAAATAACAATATTGCTCGACTGTCCGAAGACCACAACAAAGCACAGGAAATTGGAAGTGTCCTCGGTAAACTGGAATTTATCAAAAAAGTAGAGCCCATTGAAACCAACATTATCATTTTTGAGTTGGATGAATCCCAAATGTCTTCAACTATTTTCTTGTCCAAGCTGGAGGACAACCATATCTCGATTATTGGAATGGGGCAAGGTAAACTGCGTATAGTGACACACTTGGATTATACTGCGCAGATGCACGACCACTTTCTTGACATTCTACGAAAAATAGGGTGA